The DNA region CGGCACGCAGATCAACGCGGCATCGCTCGGGTCGGCGGAACCGAACTCGACGGTGCCGGTCACGTAGCTGGTCAGGTTGTTGTGGGTCAGCTCAACGGCTTTGGGCTTGGACGTGGTGCCGGAGGTGAACAGCACCACCGCCACGTCGTCGGGGTCCGGCCACTGCACCGCCGGGGCGGTGGTCCGGGCGCGGGCGCAGAAGTCCTCGGAGTCGACGACCGCGACCCCGATGTCGCCGACGACATCGCGGTACTCCTTGTCGACCACCACCAGCGGCTGGGGTAGGCGCTCGATCAGCTCCCGCAGCGCCTGGCCGCTGAGCCGGTAGTTCAGCGGTGCGAAGGCCCGCCCGGCGCGTGCCGAGGAGAACAACAGCAACGGCAGCATGTCGCCGCCCATCCCGACGTAGGCCACGCTGCCCGCGCCGGTCTCCTCGATGACTCCCGCCCCGGCGTCGGCCAGGGCGTTGAGTTCGGTGGTGGTGTAGCGCGCCGTCTCGGAGACCACCGCGACCCGGTCCGGGTCGGCGGAGACCGCCATCTCCAACAGCAGCGAGATACTCACCGTTGCGCCCTCAAAACCGACATGAGAACGACATTATCATTTTCCGGTAGTTTCGCTATCGTGCGGGCCGCGGCGAATCCGCCGCTGGGTACGCTGACGGGCGACATGATCGCCACGGTCGACCTCGACGATCCCGATTCTCCCGCCGCCGCGGTACCCGGCGCCGGGATCGTCATCGCGACCGGAACCCGGTTCGACACCGCGCACGCCCGGCACCTGCTGTCACGAGTCACCTGCACCCTCACCGAGACCGACACCACCGATCCCCGGGTGATCACCGTCGCCTCGGTACCCGACGCGCTCGCCGAGATCACCGAGCGGTGCCGGCAGTGGCCGCAGGCGTCGGCGATCTGCGACGACGTGCTGCGTGCCGTGGACCCGGCCGCCCCGGCCTTCGCCGGGGTGATCACCGAATCGCTGGCCTACTCGGTGCTGCAGGCCGGCCCGGAGTTCGCCGCCTGGCTGGCCGCCCGCGGCCCGGCGTCCGTGCCGGCGGCCGCCGAGCCCATGCTGCTCGACCGCGATGGCGACACCCTGCACCTGCGGTTCAACCGCCCGCAACGCCACAACGCCTTCGACAACGCGACCCGGGC from Mycolicibacter sp. MU0083 includes:
- a CDS encoding enoyl-CoA hydratase/isomerase family protein, producing MIATVDLDDPDSPAAAVPGAGIVIATGTRFDTAHARHLLSRVTCTLTETDTTDPRVITVASVPDALAEITERCRQWPQASAICDDVLRAVDPAAPAFAGVITESLAYSVLQAGPEFAAWLAARGPASVPAAAEPMLLDRDGDTLHLRFNRPQRHNAFDNATRAVLLDGLAVAAADTAIDQVVLSGIGPSFCSGGDLAEFGSFTDVAAAHLARTRHSPALGLDALTARLGARCRAEIHGQVLGSGLEMAAFCGRVTADPATVVGLPELSLGLIPGAGGTVSVTRRIGRWRTAYLILSGRTLDAQTALDWGLIDEIAVLR